One Sciurus carolinensis unplaced genomic scaffold, mSciCar1.2, whole genome shotgun sequence DNA window includes the following coding sequences:
- the LOC124974048 gene encoding small nuclear ribonucleoprotein E-like has translation MAQEFRDFSASILKTVVDLFDSLQSPMILCGQGQKVQKMMVQPINLIFRYLQNRSQIQVWLYKQVNMWIEGCIIGFDEYMNLVLDDAEKINSKTMSRKQLSWIMLKGDNITLLQSVSN, from the exons ATGGCCCAAGAGTTCCGTGATTTTTCTGCCAGCATCCTTAAAACGGTGGTGGACTTATTTGATAGTTTACAA AGCCCCATGAT TCTTTGTGGCCAAGGCCAGAAGGTCCAGAAGATGATGGTGCAGCCCATCAACCTCATCTTTAGATACTTGCAAAACAGATCCCAGATTCAGGTGTGGCTCTATAAGCAAGTGAATATGTGGATAGAAGGTTGTATTATTGGTTTTGATGAATACATGAACCTTGTATTAGATGATGCAGAAAAGATTAATTCTAAAACAATGTCAAGAAAACAGCTGAGTTGGATTATGCTAAAAGGAGATAATATTACTCTGCTACAAAGTGTCTCCAACTAG